A region of the Bombus pyrosoma isolate SC7728 linkage group LG15, ASM1482585v1, whole genome shotgun sequence genome:
ATTCAGGTAAATGGGATTCTACTGGACAAAATCACaatttagtatattataaatcattttatttagtatACACAATAAGAAGTTTATATCTATTGTAAACCTGAACAGAAATTAACATAATGGACATTTTTTAAAgggtaatttaatattaacttaACAGAAATACTTATGTATGCTACTATaagtgatattttttattttgatggTGTGAACAACTCATTCAGCATTTGTAATTCAgctgaaacagaaaaatggaaattacaaatcaatattatatcattaaaagAACCTACAGTTTGCCCATagtcaaatatatcattttttaccTTCAACaagcttctttttctctgctGCTAATTTTGCATCTTTCATGGGTTTTTCCTTAAGTTCTTGTTCACGGCGGGCATTTTCTCTCTTACTGAGTCTTCTTTGATGGTAAGCACCGTAAACTATCCCAGTTAACAGAAGAGTCCATCGGGAAAACtacataaaattcaataataaagttttacaaagtatttttaaatttatgtttaaatgcatgtatataaatatatatactattaatgctttaaaaagagaaagagatatctaatttatattattatttaattcatgcaaaatatattatttgactAATGcttattatatctattaagaaggttagaaaataaaatacaaattaagtgctaatttatctttaaattttattctaatgtagaataaatgatatatataacttttcctatatttctttaacaaaaaaaaaaaagaaagcattACTTGAAGTTgcacaaaaattatataatataattttaaagcaTTTGTTCCGAAGCATATTCATCTTTGTAACAATAAGAAATCTTAATAAGGTATGTGTTAAATAAACAGTAATTTGCAACACAATAGTTGAATGTAGattgtttcaaaaaattcattgtaGCAAATTGTACTCACTTTAATTAAAGGGGACACCTGCAACGGCCGGGGTGCTACTTCGGCAGACGACATTTTGTCACTGACTTGTTAATGCTATGAAACTCTAGATAACATCACTATTTGAGCGGACGTTTAAAACATTCCcgtatatttttgaatatgaaCATGAAAGTTACCATTATTctgaagaataatataatattacaaatataatatagatttGAAAAAGCTTTGTTATGATACTctctacatatttttttatctttcacatGCTTTGGATTAGAAATTAAAGGATACAAATGTAgcaatttgattaaattagaatatacTTATCGTCGCGAATTTGATCATAATGAAGTTTAGCCTTAAATCAatcattacattatattatactttatatatttattaatagtcttaaattttattttattttgctatgTACTATAATTTGCTATTTcatcgtttttaattttatatgtattataatttctcaCGTTCTCtgttttccttcgtttctttttaaacagTCCACAAAAATAACTGAGGGAATCTTTATAGCAGCAAATAACCAAAATAATtcatggaataaaaaaaatgacaatttatatttgaattgatAAACTAGCATTGGAAAGAACGCGCTCTAATGTTTCTTATCGTTATAAAGATCTATAGAAACATGATAGAAACTAAACATTTTAATCTAAATTCATCTCGTATTTGATTGGTTGAAACATCTTTTTTCACTCGTCTTCTATTGGCCGATCATTTCGCCTTCTTGTGGTCGATAAGAAATGTGACTGTGTGACTgcaatttcatcgaaacgCATCTGCCGACAGCTTCTTGACTAGTGTCGATAACGCAGATCGTTACACTTTGATATGTTTCTCTCTAtagtatttgtatatatagGTTTCAAGCACGGCGGTTTTAAACTGTTTGTGGAAGGGATCGTTTAACCGTTTCGCCTTCTCGGATATTCCTCGACAGTAAGCAAAATGGCGCCGCTATGGATGGTGATGTCGTTAGCggtttctttacttttaacACCTTTTCTTATGTTTTTGCTTGCTATAATCTTTTTGGCATCTATCGGAAAGTCACTCGGCGTTAgaagattatatataaaattgctgC
Encoded here:
- the LOC122575587 gene encoding ATP synthase subunit e, mitochondrial; this encodes MSSAEVAPRPLQVSPLIKFSRWTLLLTGIVYGAYHQRRLSKRENARREQELKEKPMKDAKLAAEKKKLVEAELQMLNELFTPSK